AAATCGCCACTAGCTCCTAGAGAACCCTGTTGGGGAATAATGGGATGAACGCCACGATTGCACATCTCTATCAACAATTGGAGGGTCTCCAAACGAATGCCTGAAAAGCCTTGAGATAAAGCATTGATTCTGAGAGTCATCATGGCACGAACCACTTCTGTAGGATATGGTTCCCCCATGCCGCAAGCATGGCTCATAATTAAATTTTCTTGAAGATGGCTAACATCGTCTTGAGAGATCATCACATCTGAAAATTTACCAAACCCTGTCGTTATTCCATATACCACTTTTTCTTCTCGTACCATTTCTTCAACCATTTCACGAGAGCGGAGTATTTTGGAAACAGCCTCAGAAGAAAGAGAAATCGTATGATGCTTACGAGCTACCATGACAACTTGTTCGATAGACAGGGAAGTACCGTCTAATGCTAGTGCGTGTTGAATGGACATTATTAATTTCCTCCTTTAGCAGAGTAGAGAGCGAAAATAAAAGGGGCTAGGAACGAATTCCTAACCCCTTGTTACCCTGATATATAGTTGACATGTCACGTTCATGTAGGCATGTTACCATCATTCGCTATTCCTCGCTTTTTTTAATATCGTTATTATGGCAAAAGGTTAGGTAAAGGTCAATACAAGTGTTTGTAAAAATTAATTTTGGGCACGGGTCTTCACCCAAATTGGGCCATGGTCAGGGGTGCATATACTGGTTATCTATCATACCATGCTATATGTCATGTAAGTTATGGATTAATGAAAGGATGGGGTCAGTCGAATGGAAAGTAGTAGCAGATATATACCTGCCAGAGAAAAGTATCCACCTAAGGGTATGATGCCAAGACCAGCACCAAAAAAGGAATATCCCAGAATGCCTGCAAGGCCCATGCACCCAAGGCCTATGCACCCAAGGCCCATGCACCCAAGGCCAAAGATGCCTAAACGAAAACCAACTCCTCCTGTAGTACAACCAAAAATAGAGATTTATATCTTTAAGTACCATTTCCATTATGAAAAGATGATGGGTTATGAGGATAAATGCTTGCGATATAGAAGGTCTCCAAGGCATTATCACAAATATTATCAAATGTATAGGCATCACAAGGAAAAAATGAATTACTACTACCAAAAATGTTATGATTACGACGACTATCATTCAGTTGATTCATGTAGCGCGCACTCCACTTCCCATTCACACTCCTCATCCAGCTGCTCATCTGCAGCTCCTAGTTCCTCCCATTATGGAAAAGAAGGTGGATGTAAGTGTGGAGGTGAATGTGGAGGTACATGCAGCGGTACGTGCAGCGGTAAATGTGGTCGTTGGAGAAAATAGTCCGCTTGGAAGCTTGAATTCTTTCATATCAGTTAAAACCCACTATCCCGGTGATTGTGGGCTTATTTTTTGTTTAACGGCTTACATATAAATCGATTCGTGAGTTTGGCCATTTGCCAGCATCTCATTACGCAATTTCAACAGGGCTTCATCCTTGTTTTTACATTCCAACATGATATCAACATTGTAATCCTTTAATAGAGGGAGATATGACATAAAGTCTTCGTACAAGATATCATCTGCGTGACTGCGATACTCTTTTTCTGATTTAGGTGTAGAAAAGTGCATTTTAACTATCCGAGTTCCCCAAGTATTGATGATACGAGGTAAGTATTCAGCCAAATTCTCTCCATTATGGAGGCAGCGATGATGATGGATATCAAGAACCATAGGGATCTTAATACGCTCACATAAGTGTAAGACTTCTTGCATAGTAAAAGAAGTGTCATCGTTTTCTACTACCAAGCGCTTTTTTATTATCTCTGGTAGCTTTGAAAAATTCTCCTCAAATCGAGTGAGTGAGGATTCTTTATCGCCATAAACGCCTCCTACATGAGTAACTAACACTGAATTTTCATCCAAGCCCATTAAATCAAAGACAGAGGCATGATAATAAAAATCCTTTCTGGTACTTTCCAGAACTTTGTTTGACGGAGTATTTAAAATACTGTAATGACCTGGATGGGCTGTCATTCGTATGCCGTGTTTACGGATATATTCTCCTACCTTATTAAAATCCCAAGTAAATTCCTTTGCCCAATCCCAATGCTCGGCAACAGGATGGGTGGCAAAAGGCACAAATTCAGAAGGTAATCGGTACAAAAATATTCCATGCTCCACATTGTATTGCAGCAGATCTAATAGGTTAAAAAAATTGGTTTGCATGACTTTCCGTAATTTTTTTAACTGATCAGGAGGAGAAAGCTTTGCTAGTTGTCCTAAAGTTGTCTTTTTATTTGGATTGTTCTTGGTTGCCATACTGATGCAGGCATAGCCTAGGCGGATCAATCATGCTCATTCCTTTCTCCAAATGGTTCGATGAAAGTAGTATTACCCGATGGCACGAAAAAAAGAATACATGAATGTAAGAAGAAGGTGGAAACATAAGGGGGAATTGGATACTAGAGGAGGAAGTAACATGGCAGAACATTTATTAGCGGAACAATATCGCGATGGCTTACAGTCGTTTGGACGAATGATGCCCAATGTATTACAAGCCTACAATCAATTTACCAGCGCATGCTTTGCTCCAGGTGTAATTGATAGCAAACAGAAGCATTTAATGGCCCTTGGAATTTCTTTATATACAGGTAATGAGCACTGTATTGTTTATCATATGGAGGCTGCTTTGGCAGAAGGAGCTAGCCAGCAAGAAATTGCAGAAACGGTGGGGGTCGCAGGTGCTTACGGAGGCGGGACAACTTTCTCGCATGGTGTTATTTTAGTTACCGAGGTTATGGAAGAGAAAAATCAAATCCAATAAGTTCATACGGTAAAAAAGATGGTAGCCAGAAATGGCCCAACCATCTTTTTTACTACTAGCTTGGGTTAATATGTAGTGCCTCATTTCGAACTAAATTAAACGCAAGTGTTAGCAAGAGTAGGAGCAACCTTCTCCATTTTTTTAGCTTGGATTTTCATAGTGAGTACCTCCTTTGTGTTGTAAGTTTATTAGTTTGTAATTTTCCTGAAAAGACAACCTAGTTCCAAATTAAACGCAAGTGTTAGCAAGAGTAGGAGCAACTTTCTCCATTTTTTTAGCTTGAATTTTCATAATGGTACCCCCTTTGTGTTGTAAATTTATTAGTTTGTAACTTTCCTGAAAAGACGACCTAGTTCCAAATTAAACGGAAGAGCCAACAAGAGTAGGAGCAACTTTCTCCATTTTTTTAGCTTGGATTTTCATAAGTAAGCACCTCCTTTATCGTTCGTTTTTGTAAGACATGCTCAGTATAAAGTATATTCTGAATATTTACAATATTTTTTTGGTAAACTATTTTTTATATATATTAAAATGAAACGTACCTATTTCTGACAACATTTTTACAGATGACCGGAATTTGGAAGAAAAACGAGGGTAATCATGCTTTTTCGCAATCTTTTCGTGAAAAATGTTGTATAATAGGAATATAAGAGGGAAATAACGGAGGATATCGTATTTACGATGGATGTTACATAACGGTTCACGGAGAGGAGAGATGGGAATTTGACCAATGTCACCTGCCAAATTGCTCCCGGTGTTTGGACGATTATCACTTATGAAGACTCATGGAAAAGTTACATCAATAATTATGTAGTGGAACGAAATGGACGGTTTTATTTAATTGATACAAATCTTAAAAAGCATCGTTCGTATTTTCAGCAAGCACTTGTGGATATTGGTGCCACTTCAGATAAAGTGGAAGATGTACTATGTACCCATCGTTTGCCTGATCATATTGGTAATGTGGAGTTGTTTGCTACAAGCCAAAACTGGATTCACCTGCATGATTTTTTTGAACTAGATGATTTTTCACAAACGTTATTCGGTCATTCCTTTACGGGAGAAAAAGGTCAGATTGGGCTGTTTTCATTTGTGAACTTACCAACTTATACAGAGGGCTCAGTAGCTTTTTTTGATTCCGAAACAAATATTTGTTTTATTGGCGATCATCTTCATTTTTTTGGTATGGATATTGAGCAGGTGATCGGTTATCAGGAGAATTGTCGAAAAGAACTTATTTTTTATTTCGGAGCATGGTTACAACGTTGTCCAGATGTAGATCAAGTTATTGGATTTTTAGAAGCAACCAAATTATTACTACAATGGCCCATTGAGATATTGGCAACAGGACATGGTCCCATTCTACAAGGTAATATTCAGCAATTTCTCCAAGAAATTGTGGGGATATTGTCTCAATACACGGAGCAACGCTTGGCCTAGCTACTCCGAGTGACTAGTTAGATAAAAAAAGCCTCACCAAGGTAGGAGGCCTAAAAGACGCGTATTTCATTCCATTAGATTTTCATGAAGCTCCGAAACCCTTGTACATCAAGGGTTTTTCTATTTGCCTAAATGAAATCTGCACAGAGAACTTATTTCCTTGTATTTTTGGAATAATGAGAACGAAGAATGTTAACATACCAGTATTACGATAGGAATCAGACGATGAATATATGAAAAAATGAGGTTGCAAAAGATTGGATCAATTTTTGGGCGGAATTTTACACAAAAAACTTGTGAGCTGAAGGAAAAATGACTACAGCCCACAAGTTAAATACAGCACCGTATCATCCAGCATGAGAAGCCGCTTTTGCCCATTCATTTAGACGCAAATCAAGTTCTTCTTTACGGAGAAACAGCGTTTGAGAATATGCATAATGCCTGATTTTTTCAATATGTTCTACTGCAAGAGTATAATGGCCTTCTGCCGCTTCCATTTCTGCTAAACAAAAATAAAGCAGGACAGGGCGAATTCGTCTTCGCTGTAACAACGATAATGCGTGCTTAGCAGCCGGAAGGTCTCCCATTCGAACTTGACAGCAAATAATGATGCCCAGAGCACTATGCATATGTGGGTCCCTTTTATATAGATGTATGCCAATTTGCAGTGCATCACGATATCGTCCCCGATAATAGCAGGCAACGGCCAAATTGTAAAAGAGATGTTGTAA
This is a stretch of genomic DNA from Brevibacillus laterosporus DSM 25. It encodes these proteins:
- a CDS encoding tetratricopeptide repeat protein codes for the protein MHYFQMTLPATLTGLAVVLLIGLLRLQWPFRYHYRTLLCKRNPERMQIILESSYLKNKTRSVALLDKSSQQLLQGKYDAAESYVTQAIILCKESPTLFHRALLQHLFYNLAVACYYRGRYRDALQIGIHLYKRDPHMHSALGIIICCQVRMGDLPAAKHALSLLQRRRIRPVLLYFCLAEMEAAEGHYTLAVEHIEKIRHYAYSQTLFLRKEELDLRLNEWAKAASHAG
- a CDS encoding MBL fold metallo-hydrolase yields the protein MTNVTCQIAPGVWTIITYEDSWKSYINNYVVERNGRFYLIDTNLKKHRSYFQQALVDIGATSDKVEDVLCTHRLPDHIGNVELFATSQNWIHLHDFFELDDFSQTLFGHSFTGEKGQIGLFSFVNLPTYTEGSVAFFDSETNICFIGDHLHFFGMDIEQVIGYQENCRKELIFYFGAWLQRCPDVDQVIGFLEATKLLLQWPIEILATGHGPILQGNIQQFLQEIVGILSQYTEQRLA
- the uvsE gene encoding UV DNA damage repair endonuclease UvsE encodes the protein MIRLGYACISMATKNNPNKKTTLGQLAKLSPPDQLKKLRKVMQTNFFNLLDLLQYNVEHGIFLYRLPSEFVPFATHPVAEHWDWAKEFTWDFNKVGEYIRKHGIRMTAHPGHYSILNTPSNKVLESTRKDFYYHASVFDLMGLDENSVLVTHVGGVYGDKESSLTRFEENFSKLPEIIKKRLVVENDDTSFTMQEVLHLCERIKIPMVLDIHHHRCLHNGENLAEYLPRIINTWGTRIVKMHFSTPKSEKEYRSHADDILYEDFMSYLPLLKDYNVDIMLECKNKDEALLKLRNEMLANGQTHESIYM
- a CDS encoding carboxymuconolactone decarboxylase family protein, translating into MAEHLLAEQYRDGLQSFGRMMPNVLQAYNQFTSACFAPGVIDSKQKHLMALGISLYTGNEHCIVYHMEAALAEGASQQEIAETVGVAGAYGGGTTFSHGVILVTEVMEEKNQIQ